Proteins from a genomic interval of Kitasatospora kifunensis:
- a CDS encoding SDR family NAD(P)-dependent oxidoreductase codes for MAPSRAILLTGASSGTGMSSGTGHAAALRLHRAGWPVYATGRNVEALADLAAEGIQVLYLDVTDEQSMIEAVDKITAEHGAVGTLINNAAYSLNGTIGETPMDEVRRQFETNVFGLSRLTQLVLPGMRAQGEGRVVIMSSIFGQFATPGRGYYQATKHALEAIGDSLRHEVARFGIKVVLIEPSPVLGGFVPMTVADLGMSGQEHAGLYDEFWQYFVDWHGAYRETDHPKGRGRMAVRAEGVAKVIERAVSSDNPQIRYRLGVPSRLLPRMRWTIGDRMFEKFVRFFFPIP; via the coding sequence ATGGCGCCGTCCCGGGCGATCCTGCTGACCGGCGCCTCCTCGGGCACCGGGATGTCCTCCGGCACCGGGCACGCCGCCGCGCTGCGCCTGCACCGTGCGGGCTGGCCGGTGTACGCCACCGGGCGCAATGTCGAGGCGCTCGCCGACCTGGCGGCCGAGGGGATCCAGGTGCTCTACCTGGACGTGACCGACGAGCAGTCGATGATCGAGGCGGTCGACAAGATCACCGCCGAGCACGGCGCGGTCGGCACGCTCATCAACAACGCGGCCTACAGCCTCAACGGCACCATCGGCGAGACGCCGATGGACGAGGTGCGCCGGCAGTTCGAGACCAATGTCTTCGGACTCTCCCGGCTCACCCAGCTGGTGCTGCCCGGCATGCGCGCCCAGGGCGAGGGGCGGGTGGTCATCATGTCCTCGATTTTCGGCCAGTTCGCCACCCCGGGCCGCGGCTACTACCAGGCCACCAAGCATGCCCTGGAGGCGATCGGGGACTCGCTGCGGCACGAGGTCGCCCGTTTCGGCATCAAGGTGGTGCTGATCGAGCCGTCTCCGGTGCTCGGTGGCTTCGTGCCGATGACCGTTGCCGACCTCGGCATGTCCGGGCAGGAGCACGCCGGCCTGTACGACGAGTTCTGGCAGTACTTCGTGGACTGGCACGGTGCGTACCGGGAGACCGATCATCCCAAGGGCCGGGGCCGGATGGCCGTGCGCGCGGAGGGCGTTGCCAAGGTCATCGAGCGCGCGGTGAGCAGTGACAACCCGCAGATCCGCTACCGGCTCGGGGTGCCCTCCCGCCTGCTGCCCAGGATGCGCTGGACCATCGGGGACCGGATGTTCGAGAAATTCGTGCGTTTCTTCTTCCCTATTCCATGA
- a CDS encoding CRTAC1 family protein codes for MATSLFFVIRSEVAVAGGDEAATQYNFQELPIAMPPGYDSQHMNTVRAVNPSYQKIRSWISSVGASIAINDLTGHGIADGMCIVDTRTNQVVVTYTPTARKADQFTPFVLNAAPLPMDDTMAPTGCTPGDFNGDGRMDLLVTYWGRTPILFMANSNATSPSATSYTPREVVPAQSIDGKYHGPKWNTDAAYVGDLDGSGHPSIVIGNYFPDSDVLDPQGLNNVQMNNSLSSAKNAGGDHVLRWVKSSTGAAPDAEFVEEPDAIPFDASTGWTLAIAGADLTGEGLPTLYIANDFGHAHLLYNRSTPGHISFTEAVGQRTATTPKSFVLGKGSFKGMGVDFADINHNGRFDMMVSNITEAWGLEESNFLWVNQAKDNADMRHQLQNGVAPFTQQAQQKGLAWTGWGWDTKMADFLNNGNLEVLQADGFVKGTINRWPWLQEMAMTNDDLLSNPMMWPNVQPGDDIAGSDKLAFYAKTSSGTYANINKQLGLAVPTPTRAIATGDTTGTGVLDFAVARQWGPPAFYANKSPNTGHYLNLNLYRPSSDSDPGMGLSNIGTPAYGATVQVTTPTGTQISQLDGGSGHGGFRSFDVHFGLGDYSGPATVDVRWRDNNGQLREASQQLQPGSHSLLLSGNIQEVPSR; via the coding sequence GTGGCGACCTCACTGTTCTTCGTCATCCGGAGCGAGGTCGCCGTGGCCGGCGGCGACGAGGCCGCCACGCAGTACAACTTCCAGGAGCTGCCCATCGCGATGCCGCCCGGGTACGACTCGCAGCACATGAACACGGTCCGTGCGGTCAACCCGTCGTACCAGAAGATCCGTTCCTGGATCTCCTCGGTCGGCGCCTCCATCGCCATCAACGACCTGACCGGGCACGGGATCGCCGACGGCATGTGCATCGTCGACACCCGCACCAACCAGGTCGTGGTGACCTACACCCCGACCGCCCGCAAGGCCGACCAGTTCACCCCGTTCGTGCTGAACGCCGCTCCGCTGCCGATGGACGACACCATGGCGCCCACCGGCTGCACGCCGGGCGACTTCAACGGCGACGGCCGGATGGACCTGCTGGTCACCTACTGGGGTCGCACCCCGATCCTGTTCATGGCCAACTCCAATGCCACCAGCCCGAGTGCGACCAGCTACACGCCGCGCGAGGTGGTGCCCGCACAGTCCATCGACGGCAAGTACCACGGCCCGAAATGGAACACCGACGCGGCCTACGTCGGCGACCTGGACGGCAGCGGGCACCCGTCGATCGTGATCGGGAACTACTTCCCCGACTCGGACGTGCTCGACCCGCAGGGCCTGAACAACGTGCAGATGAACAACTCCCTTTCCAGCGCGAAGAACGCGGGTGGCGACCACGTGCTGCGCTGGGTCAAGTCCAGCACCGGCGCCGCGCCGGACGCCGAGTTCGTGGAGGAGCCGGACGCCATCCCCTTCGACGCCTCCACCGGCTGGACACTGGCCATCGCCGGCGCCGACCTGACCGGCGAGGGCCTGCCGACCCTGTACATCGCCAACGACTTCGGCCACGCGCACCTGCTCTACAACCGATCCACGCCCGGCCACATCAGCTTCACCGAGGCCGTCGGCCAGCGCACCGCGACCACTCCCAAGTCCTTTGTGCTGGGCAAGGGTTCGTTCAAGGGCATGGGTGTCGACTTCGCCGACATCAACCACAACGGCCGTTTCGACATGATGGTCAGCAACATCACCGAGGCCTGGGGTCTGGAGGAGTCCAACTTCCTGTGGGTCAACCAGGCCAAGGACAACGCCGACATGCGTCACCAACTGCAGAACGGTGTCGCGCCGTTCACCCAGCAGGCACAGCAGAAGGGCCTGGCCTGGACCGGCTGGGGCTGGGACACCAAGATGGCTGACTTCCTCAACAACGGCAATCTCGAGGTGCTGCAGGCCGACGGCTTCGTCAAGGGCACCATCAACCGCTGGCCGTGGCTGCAGGAGATGGCCATGACCAACGACGACCTGCTCTCCAACCCGATGATGTGGCCCAACGTCCAGCCCGGTGACGACATCGCCGGCAGCGACAAGCTCGCCTTCTACGCCAAGACCTCCAGCGGGACCTACGCCAACATCAACAAGCAGCTGGGCCTGGCCGTGCCCACCCCGACCCGTGCCATCGCCACCGGCGACACCACCGGCACCGGTGTGCTGGACTTCGCGGTCGCCCGCCAGTGGGGACCGCCCGCCTTCTACGCCAACAAGTCGCCGAACACCGGCCACTACCTCAACCTCAACCTCTACCGCCCGAGCAGCGACAGCGACCCCGGCATGGGCCTGAGCAACATCGGCACGCCCGCCTACGGCGCCACCGTCCAGGTCACCACGCCCACCGGCACCCAGATCTCCCAGCTCGACGGCGGCAGCGGCCACGGCGGCTTCCGCAGCTTCGACGTGCACTTCGGCCTGGGCGACTACAGCGGTCCGGCCACCGTGGACGTGCGCTGGCGTGACAACAACGGCCAACTCCGCGAGGCGTCGCAGCAGTTGCAGCCCGGCTCCCACTCGCTCCTACTGTCCGGCAACATCCAGGAGGTTCCGAGCCGATGA
- a CDS encoding MFS transporter: MTTDTTAPPRLSRRQRLILLILLGAGFMLSVDFSILNVALPKVGAGVGLKLDNFPWIISAYALPAAGFTLLFGRLGDLFGRRKLFLTGIALLIGASLLGGFASNPEMLLTARALQGFATAMATPASMSLLTSTFAEGTTRDRVLGLNGALLSAGFTVGALIGGTLVGLLSWRSAFFINIPVAVVILVFTPSLIRESSVPSRMKLDLPGAVTVSTGLLAVIYAVVEKNIISGVIGALLLAAFWLIELRSPAPLAPLRILKRPTVKWGNYAGLVVFTMETAMIFLSTLYLQNILGYSPMITGLIFGVPGLAAVAAGVIAGRSIGRFGTRTVLVTGMAVQSLSTLPMIFLGSSRIALAIMLPALFISFFGHVTSIVAYTVTGTSGLPNEEQGLATGMTSMTQQVAITVGIPILSAIAATQSSELTGFHLALSVDVALTLVSALFIWFGLRPRGERSSAATAAGLSTDAGEELAASLD; the protein is encoded by the coding sequence GTGACTACCGACACCACCGCACCGCCGCGGCTCAGCCGCAGGCAGCGGTTGATCCTGTTAATCCTGCTCGGCGCCGGCTTCATGCTGTCCGTCGACTTCTCGATCCTGAACGTCGCACTGCCGAAGGTCGGCGCGGGTGTCGGGCTGAAGTTGGACAACTTCCCCTGGATCATCTCCGCCTACGCCCTGCCCGCGGCCGGCTTCACCCTGCTGTTCGGCCGGCTGGGGGACCTGTTCGGTCGCCGCAAGCTGTTCCTGACCGGCATCGCCCTGCTGATCGGCGCCTCGCTGCTGGGCGGCTTCGCCTCCAACCCCGAGATGCTGCTGACCGCCCGGGCCCTGCAGGGCTTCGCCACCGCGATGGCGACCCCCGCGTCGATGTCACTGCTCACCAGCACGTTCGCGGAAGGCACCACCCGCGACCGGGTCCTCGGCCTCAACGGCGCGCTGCTCTCCGCCGGCTTCACCGTCGGCGCGCTGATCGGCGGCACCCTGGTCGGCCTGCTGAGCTGGCGGTCCGCGTTCTTCATCAACATCCCGGTCGCCGTGGTCATCCTGGTGTTCACCCCCTCGCTGATCCGCGAGAGCAGCGTGCCTTCCCGGATGAAGCTGGACCTGCCGGGCGCGGTGACCGTCAGCACCGGCCTGCTGGCCGTGATCTACGCGGTCGTCGAGAAGAACATCATCTCGGGCGTCATCGGCGCGCTGCTGCTGGCCGCGTTCTGGCTGATCGAGCTGCGCTCGCCCGCACCGCTCGCCCCGCTGCGCATCCTCAAGCGGCCCACGGTGAAGTGGGGCAACTACGCGGGACTCGTGGTCTTCACCATGGAGACCGCCATGATCTTCCTCTCCACGCTCTACCTGCAGAACATCCTGGGCTACTCCCCGATGATCACCGGCCTGATCTTCGGCGTGCCCGGTCTGGCCGCCGTGGCCGCCGGGGTGATCGCCGGGCGCTCCATCGGACGCTTCGGCACCCGCACGGTGCTGGTCACCGGCATGGCCGTGCAGAGCCTGTCGACCCTCCCGATGATCTTCCTCGGCAGCAGCCGCATCGCGCTGGCGATCATGCTCCCGGCGCTGTTCATCAGCTTCTTCGGGCACGTGACCTCGATCGTGGCCTACACCGTGACCGGGACCTCGGGTCTGCCGAACGAGGAGCAGGGCCTGGCCACGGGCATGACCTCGATGACCCAGCAGGTGGCCATCACCGTCGGCATCCCGATCCTGAGCGCGATCGCCGCCACCCAGAGCTCGGAGCTGACCGGCTTCCACCTCGCGCTGAGCGTGGACGTGGCCCTGACCCTCGTCAGCGCGCTCTTCATCTGGTTCGGGCTGCGGCCGCGCGGCGAGCGCAGCTCGGCGGCGACGGCCGCAGGGCTGTCGACGGACGCCGGCGAGGAACTCGCCGCCTCTCTCGACTGA
- a CDS encoding helix-turn-helix transcriptional regulator — MWERYEEPLSLDDIADTAILSKFYFSRVFRTLTGTSPGRFLSAIRLHEAKGLLLKTSLSVTDISFRVGYNSLGTFTSRFTRSVGLSPGRFRTLARGGLSLGARGYRAVGSTRMPCAVRGTVGVPEIDMPVRIYVAAFSDPIAQGEPAACDVLEGPGEFRLEGVPEGEWHLRAAVVAVRNVEPLPWKRRPLFIGSSQPVLIRAGQTVEVAIQTRGFCPFDLPILLALPELDSWQLPQLEKAARTLV, encoded by the coding sequence ATGTGGGAGCGCTACGAGGAGCCGCTCTCGTTGGACGACATCGCGGATACCGCGATTCTCAGCAAGTTCTACTTCTCGCGGGTGTTCCGGACCCTCACCGGGACCTCGCCCGGTCGCTTCTTGTCCGCGATCCGGTTGCATGAAGCAAAGGGCCTGCTCCTCAAGACCTCGTTGAGCGTTACCGACATATCCTTCCGAGTGGGTTACAACAGCCTAGGGACCTTCACCAGCCGCTTCACCCGCAGCGTCGGGCTCTCACCGGGCAGATTCCGCACGTTGGCGCGAGGTGGCCTCTCGCTCGGCGCGCGCGGCTACCGGGCGGTCGGGTCGACGCGGATGCCGTGCGCGGTGCGCGGGACGGTCGGCGTGCCGGAGATCGACATGCCGGTCCGGATCTACGTCGCGGCGTTCAGCGATCCGATCGCCCAGGGCGAGCCGGCCGCCTGTGATGTCCTCGAAGGCCCGGGGGAGTTCCGGCTGGAGGGGGTGCCGGAGGGGGAGTGGCATCTGCGCGCCGCGGTGGTCGCGGTGCGCAACGTCGAGCCGCTGCCGTGGAAGCGCCGCCCCCTGTTCATCGGTTCCAGCCAGCCGGTGCTGATCCGGGCCGGACAGACGGTCGAGGTCGCCATCCAGACGCGTGGCTTCTGTCCCTTCGACTTACCCATCCTGCTCGCCTTGCCCGAGCTCGACTCCTGGCAGCTGCCGCAGTTGGAGAAGGCGGCGCGGACCCTGGTCTGA
- a CDS encoding DUF899 domain-containing protein: MKLPKVATREEWLAARKELLEKEKELTRLRDEVVAARPELPMVRVEKEYVFEGPQGQLSLFDLFEGRRQLIVRHFMFGPDQEEGCIGCSMQADSVGHLSHINARDTTFVMVSRGQLPKLEAFKQRMGWTIPWVSSFGSDFNHDYHVTTEQGELPGVSVFMTDGTDVFHTYSVYDRGGDIFKNFYNYLDLTPLGRQEAELEQPWDWWRHHDKYDDQNAPTAGRNWWNGTDKFAS, encoded by the coding sequence ATGAAGCTGCCCAAGGTGGCAACGCGAGAAGAGTGGCTGGCGGCCCGCAAGGAGCTGCTGGAGAAGGAGAAGGAGCTCACCAGGCTGCGCGACGAGGTCGTGGCGGCCCGACCCGAACTGCCCATGGTCAGGGTGGAGAAGGAGTACGTCTTCGAGGGCCCGCAGGGTCAACTGTCGCTCTTCGACCTCTTCGAGGGCCGACGCCAACTGATCGTGCGTCACTTCATGTTCGGCCCGGACCAGGAGGAGGGCTGCATCGGCTGCTCGATGCAGGCCGACTCGGTCGGTCACCTGTCCCACATCAACGCCAGGGACACCACCTTCGTCATGGTCTCGCGCGGCCAGCTGCCCAAGCTGGAGGCGTTCAAGCAGCGGATGGGCTGGACCATCCCGTGGGTGTCCTCCTTCGGCAGCGACTTCAACCACGACTACCACGTCACCACCGAGCAGGGCGAGTTGCCCGGGGTGAGCGTCTTCATGACCGACGGAACGGATGTCTTCCACACCTACTCGGTCTACGACCGGGGCGGCGACATCTTCAAGAACTTCTACAACTACCTGGACCTGACCCCGCTCGGTCGCCAGGAGGCCGAGCTGGAGCAGCCCTGGGACTGGTGGCGCCACCACGACAAGTACGACGACCAGAACGCGCCGACCGCCGGCCGCAACTGGTGGAACGGCACCGACAAGTTCGCCAGCTGA
- a CDS encoding carboxymuconolactone decarboxylase family protein: protein MGDQQQVSGVRVPLIAEAEATGRTAELYELIKSRTGLPFVPDMFRLVSTRPDLMEVLITGYSGVFLGDAVLPRATREMISAWSSKVNGCPYCVGTHNWFLSQFGGSAELTQAISTANKPGELPLDEKTMALMELVTQVCTGAYRITEADWARVEAAGWSNEEMLEAVFTAGLFAFINRLVDGFGLGAAMTRSRIAQQSDADTDADTDADAEAAAEAEL, encoded by the coding sequence ATGGGTGACCAGCAGCAGGTTTCGGGTGTCCGCGTCCCGCTTATCGCCGAGGCCGAGGCGACCGGGCGGACCGCCGAACTCTACGAGCTCATCAAGAGCCGTACCGGGCTTCCCTTCGTGCCCGACATGTTCAGGTTGGTCTCCACCAGGCCGGATCTGATGGAGGTGCTGATCACCGGCTACAGCGGCGTCTTCCTCGGTGACGCGGTGCTGCCGCGGGCGACCCGCGAGATGATCTCGGCCTGGAGCTCCAAGGTCAACGGCTGCCCCTACTGCGTGGGCACCCACAACTGGTTCCTCTCCCAGTTCGGTGGCAGTGCGGAGCTCACCCAGGCCATCTCCACCGCCAACAAGCCCGGCGAACTCCCGCTGGACGAGAAGACGATGGCGCTGATGGAGCTGGTGACCCAGGTCTGCACCGGCGCCTACCGGATCACCGAGGCCGACTGGGCGCGGGTCGAGGCGGCCGGCTGGAGCAACGAGGAGATGCTGGAGGCGGTCTTCACCGCCGGGCTCTTCGCGTTCATCAACCGACTGGTGGACGGCTTCGGCCTGGGCGCCGCGATGACCCGAAGCCGGATCGCGCAGCAGTCCGACGCCGATACCGACGCCGATACCGATGCCGATGCCGAGGCCGCCGCCGAGGCGGAGCTCTGA
- a CDS encoding carboxymuconolactone decarboxylase family protein yields the protein MYHELERDFGVLAPPIALHSPAPDALAASWLMLRETLLVPGAASRAAKEAVASAVSAGNECPFCVRMHTATLHGLAHGRDSAAIAEGRLQAVADPAVRAVALWATRAAVRDTAARNPLPAPPEQLPELLGTAVVLHYLNRMVNVFLGAVPLPPGAPERSLRPVLRVLTWLIKSAARSGPMAGASLGLLPTAPLPDDLAWTAGNPAIAAAFARATGALEQAALRSVPDGVRALLPESLARWDGRPPGFGRGWVEQAIAPLPAVERAAGRLALLTALASYTVDESVIGAFRAQRGEDEALVELTAWASLMAARQVGAWTRHTD from the coding sequence GTGTACCACGAGCTCGAACGGGACTTCGGCGTGCTCGCGCCGCCGATCGCCCTGCACTCGCCCGCGCCGGACGCGCTCGCCGCGAGTTGGCTGATGCTCCGGGAGACCCTGCTGGTGCCGGGTGCCGCCTCACGGGCGGCCAAGGAGGCGGTGGCTTCGGCGGTCTCGGCCGGCAACGAGTGCCCGTTCTGTGTACGGATGCACACCGCCACGCTGCACGGCCTGGCGCACGGCCGGGACTCCGCCGCGATCGCCGAGGGCCGGCTCCAAGCGGTGGCGGACCCGGCCGTGCGGGCGGTGGCCCTGTGGGCCACCCGGGCGGCCGTGCGCGACACCGCGGCCCGCAACCCGCTGCCCGCACCGCCCGAGCAGCTACCCGAACTGCTGGGCACGGCCGTGGTGTTGCATTACCTCAACCGGATGGTGAATGTCTTTCTGGGCGCGGTGCCGCTACCGCCCGGGGCGCCGGAGCGCTCGCTGCGCCCGGTCCTGCGTGTCCTTACCTGGTTGATCAAGTCCGCCGCCCGCAGCGGGCCGATGGCCGGGGCCTCGCTCGGTCTGCTGCCGACGGCCCCCTTGCCCGATGACCTGGCCTGGACGGCGGGAAACCCGGCGATCGCCGCGGCCTTCGCCCGCGCGACCGGCGCCCTGGAGCAGGCCGCCCTGCGCTCCGTTCCGGACGGCGTCCGGGCCCTGCTGCCAGAGAGCCTGGCGCGCTGGGACGGGCGGCCCCCCGGATTCGGCCGGGGCTGGGTGGAGCAGGCCATCGCCCCCCTGCCGGCCGTCGAGCGCGCCGCCGGTCGCCTGGCGCTGCTGACCGCGCTTGCCTCGTACACGGTGGATGAGAGCGTGATCGGCGCCTTCCGCGCACAGCGGGGCGAGGACGAGGCGCTCGTCGAACTCACGGCCTGGGCAAGCCTGATGGCTGCCCGCCAGGTAGGAGCGTGGACGCGGCACACCGACTGA
- a CDS encoding enediyne biosynthesis protein — protein sequence MSAIAATPATARPAPGKDPRYLALRNFAISISVFNVFGYTLLGFEQPWLWPIIAVFTGYTTEISFELVSAWAQRRRPRFLGNGVRGMYEFLLPAHITALAANMLLYCNDLLLPVLFATFVGVAGKHALQAPVAGRMRHFMNPSNFGITVTLVCFGSWVSIAPPYEFTENANTFFRVAIPLIIVTSGTVINALLTKRVALIVGWLGGFVIQAVLRHWIWHVAVFSALGPMSGVAFVLFTNYMISDPGTTPSKGRNQFMFGSSVAMAYGVLMLFNVVYTLFFAVTVVCGLRGVGWWVAHLIKRSRTPNSPEQSLGEGLTGTLGTQTGSEAVAA from the coding sequence ATGAGCGCCATCGCCGCCACCCCCGCCACCGCCCGTCCGGCCCCCGGCAAGGACCCGCGCTACCTGGCGCTGCGCAACTTCGCCATCTCCATCTCCGTCTTCAACGTCTTCGGCTACACCCTGCTCGGCTTCGAGCAGCCCTGGCTCTGGCCGATCATCGCGGTGTTCACCGGGTACACCACCGAGATCTCCTTCGAGCTGGTCAGCGCCTGGGCCCAGCGCCGCAGGCCCCGCTTCCTCGGCAACGGGGTGCGCGGCATGTACGAGTTCCTGCTGCCCGCGCACATCACGGCGCTTGCGGCCAACATGCTGCTCTACTGCAACGACCTGCTGCTGCCGGTGCTCTTCGCCACCTTCGTCGGGGTGGCCGGCAAGCACGCGCTGCAGGCCCCGGTCGCCGGGCGGATGCGGCACTTCATGAACCCGTCGAACTTCGGGATCACCGTCACCCTGGTCTGCTTCGGCTCCTGGGTGAGCATCGCCCCGCCCTACGAGTTCACCGAGAACGCCAACACCTTCTTCCGGGTGGCCATCCCGCTGATCATCGTCACCTCCGGCACCGTGATCAACGCGCTGCTGACCAAGCGGGTCGCACTGATCGTCGGGTGGCTGGGCGGCTTCGTGATCCAGGCCGTGCTGCGGCACTGGATCTGGCACGTCGCGGTCTTCTCGGCGCTCGGCCCGATGTCCGGTGTCGCCTTCGTGCTGTTCACCAACTACATGATCAGTGACCCGGGCACCACCCCGTCCAAGGGCCGCAACCAGTTCATGTTCGGCTCCAGCGTCGCCATGGCGTACGGAGTCCTGATGCTCTTCAACGTCGTCTACACGCTGTTCTTCGCGGTGACCGTGGTGTGCGGCCTGCGCGGGGTCGGCTGGTGGGTGGCGCATCTGATCAAGCGTTCGCGTACCCCGAACTCGCCCGAGCAGAGCCTGGGCGAGGGCCTGACCGGCACGCTGGGCACGCAGACCGGAAGCGAGGCGGTAGCCGCGTGA
- a CDS encoding GMC family oxidoreductase: protein MTQVYDDIVVGSGSAGAALAARLSEDPSRKVLLLEAGPDYPAVKDLPEDIRNGGAMSLSAHDWKFRAEISDGRRILFPRGKVTGGSSAVGATIALRGVPENFGEWVEAGNPEWSWEEVLPYYRKLEDDLDLGDQEIHGKGGPVPVRRWRQEELTAIQRAFVDSSLAAGFPEVSDHNHPQATGIGPIPSNRRDAVVRVSAATAYLTAPVRARANLTIRSAVLVDRVLFEGSRAVGVALSTGRGAVEEVRARRVILSAGAVNSPTILLRSGIGPAEDLRRLGIDVRLDRAGVGANLIDHPRTGIFMKPAPGAIDRTEPFLQSIVRTTAKGSDHFNDLQYYMVNHFDLTMFPDLQMLAGGDVILGVMVVDQKPQSRGNLRLTSTDPTAAPEIDLDFLSTERDLEKLTDAVRTCWELLNHPGIRSQGEGFIVLNDQLIENEEMVRQYVKVSLDSAYHPVGTARMGLATDEGAVVDQHLRVHGTEGLYLADASVMPDIVNCNTNLTSTMIGERLAGWLTSS from the coding sequence ATGACGCAGGTTTATGACGACATCGTGGTCGGATCAGGCTCGGCCGGCGCCGCTCTCGCCGCGCGGCTCAGCGAGGATCCTTCGCGCAAGGTGCTTCTGCTGGAAGCCGGCCCCGACTATCCGGCGGTGAAGGATCTTCCGGAAGATATCCGCAATGGCGGCGCGATGTCCCTGAGCGCACACGACTGGAAGTTCCGGGCCGAGATCAGCGACGGCCGCAGGATCCTCTTCCCGCGCGGGAAGGTGACCGGCGGCTCGTCCGCCGTGGGTGCCACCATCGCCCTGCGCGGCGTTCCCGAGAACTTCGGGGAATGGGTCGAGGCCGGAAACCCCGAATGGTCCTGGGAGGAGGTGCTGCCCTATTACCGGAAGCTGGAGGACGACCTCGACCTCGGCGATCAGGAGATCCACGGCAAGGGCGGGCCGGTGCCGGTGCGGCGCTGGCGCCAGGAGGAACTGACGGCGATTCAGCGCGCGTTCGTCGACTCCAGCCTCGCCGCGGGTTTCCCCGAGGTGAGTGACCACAACCACCCGCAGGCCACCGGAATCGGCCCGATCCCCTCCAACCGCCGCGACGCGGTGGTGCGGGTCAGCGCCGCGACGGCCTATCTCACCGCGCCGGTGCGGGCCCGGGCGAACCTGACCATCCGCTCCGCCGTCCTGGTCGACCGGGTGCTCTTCGAAGGCAGTCGCGCGGTGGGGGTGGCCCTGTCCACCGGGCGAGGGGCGGTGGAGGAGGTCCGGGCGCGCCGGGTGATCCTGTCCGCCGGCGCCGTCAACTCGCCCACCATCCTGCTGCGTTCGGGCATCGGCCCGGCCGAGGACCTGCGGCGCCTGGGCATCGACGTGCGGCTCGACCGGGCCGGCGTGGGCGCCAACCTGATCGACCACCCGCGCACCGGCATCTTCATGAAGCCGGCGCCCGGGGCGATCGACCGCACCGAGCCCTTCCTGCAGAGCATCGTCCGCACCACCGCGAAGGGCTCCGACCACTTCAACGACCTGCAGTACTACATGGTCAACCACTTCGACCTGACCATGTTCCCCGACCTGCAGATGCTGGCCGGCGGGGACGTGATCCTCGGCGTCATGGTGGTGGACCAGAAGCCGCAGTCGCGCGGCAACCTGCGGCTGACCTCGACCGACCCCACCGCCGCCCCCGAGATCGACCTCGACTTCCTCTCTACCGAGCGCGATCTGGAGAAGCTCACCGACGCCGTGCGTACCTGCTGGGAGCTGCTCAACCACCCCGGCATCCGCAGCCAGGGCGAGGGTTTCATCGTCCTCAACGACCAGTTGATCGAGAACGAGGAGATGGTCCGGCAGTACGTCAAGGTCAGCCTGGACAGCGCCTACCACCCGGTGGGCACCGCCCGGATGGGCCTGGCCACCGACGAGGGCGCGGTGGTGGACCAGCACCTGCGGGTGCACGGCACCGAGGGCCTCTACCTCGCCGATGCCTCGGTGATGCCCGACATCGTCAACTGCAACACCAACCTCACCTCGACCATGATCGGCGAGCGTCTGGCCGGCTGGCTGACGTCGAGCTGA